A window of the Capricornis sumatraensis isolate serow.1 chromosome 9, serow.2, whole genome shotgun sequence genome harbors these coding sequences:
- the LOC138086635 gene encoding olfactory receptor 5V1-like: protein MGICNQTTVTQFILMGLSDLPEVRYPLFVVFTIIYQVTLVGNGVILLAIGTEKKLHTPMYYFLANLSLLDIFCPSVTVPKMLENLLTEKHSISYIGCALQLYFLVALVGTEVFLLSVMAYDRYVAICFPLRYTLMITKVRCVQLTAGTWVAGFLNSLLHTVSTFRLSFCKSNQVNQYYCDIPPVVALSCSSTYVAEMLILVEAGILGSSAFLVIFISYFYIISTILKIQSAEGKRKAFSTCASHLLVVCLFGGTTIFTYVRPFSSQHSPARDRLISMLYAIITPMLNPMIYSMRNTEVKGAIRRLLYQKACL, encoded by the coding sequence ATGGGCATCTGCAATCAAACCACAGTGACTCAATTTATTCTTATGGGGCTTTCTGATCTCCCCGAGGTGCGCTACCCTCTTTTCGTGGTCTTTACCATCATCTATCAGGTCACCTTGGTGGGAAATGGAGTTATTCTCTTGGCCATTGGAACTGAGAAAAAACTGCACACACCCATGTATTACTTTTTGGCAAATCTGTCCCTCTTAGACATCTTCTGCCCATCAGTTACTGTCCCCAAGATGCTGGAGAACCTCTTGACTGAGAAGCACAGCATTTCCTACATTGGGTGTGCTTTGCAGCTTTATTTTCTGGTGGCCCTTGTGGGAACTGAAGTCTTCCTTCTCTCTGTCATGGCTTATGACAGGTATGTGGCCATCTGTTTCCCTCTTCGTTATACCCTCATGATTACCAAGGTTCGCTGTGTTCAGCTGACTGCTGGGACTTGGGTAGCTGGGTTTCTCAATTCCCTCCTTCATACAGTGTCCACATTCCGCCTTTCTTTCTGCAAGTCCAACCAAGTTAACCAGTACTACTGTGACATCCCACCAGTGGTCGCTCTCTCATGCTCATCCACTTATGTGGCAGAAATGCTTATTTTGGTGGAAGCAGGTATCCTGGGGAGCAGTGCCTTCCTGGTCATCTTTATCTCTTATTTCTATATCATATCTACCATCCTAAAGATCCAGTCAGCAGAAGGGAAGCGTAAAGCCTTTTCCACATGTGCTTCCCACCTTCTGGTGGTCTGTTTATTCGGTGGCACGACAATATTTACCTATGTACGTCCCTTTTCCAGTCAACACTCCCCAGCAAGAGACAGACTCATCTCCATGTTATATGCAATTATTACACCAATGTTAAACCCCATGATCTATAGCATGAGAAACACAGAGGTGAAAGGAGCAATCAGAAGGCTCTTATATCAGAAAGCATGTTTATAG